Proteins co-encoded in one Psychromonas sp. L1A2 genomic window:
- a CDS encoding delta-class carbonic anhydrase, with product MNKYIVLLCTTVTLLPFSIANAQHNEHQVSDQVIQAQRLELKSNTQDKDFGPQSPRNIDHIAGTNPQSFSIAPLYTKMNLCNIHFHKNAEHKGGEFTQYAGNGDGKGNNSGYKYSGTLTEAELTPTSEKIGESEHSNLIPGDTIEVHYVHSTANVKPGPTLASCLTDTTKTPLLRVETQVYVLVNDPHALDFIALTANAEKEGYQQALHIPDNSGNAIQYRGSTTGPSYNEVGSPYQVTWNVRPEVLKVDINTVGRWLQGNIYDENHAHGVRNLVINPTLLSAN from the coding sequence ATGAATAAATACATAGTACTATTGTGTACAACAGTAACACTACTGCCTTTTTCAATAGCTAATGCGCAACATAATGAACATCAAGTATCTGATCAAGTAATACAGGCACAACGACTTGAACTTAAAAGTAATACTCAAGATAAAGACTTTGGGCCACAATCACCTCGTAACATTGACCATATAGCAGGTACAAACCCTCAATCTTTTAGCATTGCACCTCTTTATACAAAAATGAATTTATGTAACATTCACTTCCATAAAAATGCAGAACATAAAGGAGGTGAGTTCACACAATATGCAGGTAATGGAGACGGTAAAGGAAATAATAGTGGTTATAAATATTCAGGAACATTAACTGAAGCAGAACTTACACCAACCAGTGAAAAAATTGGAGAAAGTGAACATAGTAATTTAATACCAGGCGATACTATTGAAGTGCATTACGTACACTCAACAGCAAACGTTAAACCTGGACCTACGTTAGCCTCTTGTTTAACAGATACAACAAAAACACCTTTACTACGTGTAGAGACGCAGGTTTACGTATTAGTAAATGACCCTCATGCACTCGATTTTATAGCATTAACAGCGAATGCAGAAAAAGAAGGTTACCAACAGGCATTACACATTCCTGATAATTCAGGCAATGCGATTCAATACAGAGGTTCAACAACAGGACCAAGTTATAATGAAGTGGGATCTCCTTATCAGGTGACTTGGAACGTTCGTCCCGAGGTACTTAAGGTTGACATAAATACAGTTGGTAGATGGTTACAAGGTAATATATATGATGAAAATCATGCTCATGGAGTAAGGAATTTAGTGATTAATCCGACATTATTATCTGCAAATTAA
- the ppnN gene encoding nucleotide 5'-monophosphate nucleosidase PpnN, giving the protein MISHISPVGSMALLSQLEVNQLKYSASCETYQLFRQCSLAVLKSGSHTDSSKEILEKHKDFEINVLHQERGVILELLNPPEDAYIDGSLIRGMQDHLFSVLRDLLYVNTQLQPAASSEFNSEQATSLVFSILRNANVLKAGVGPSVVVCWGGHSINDIEFAYTREVGNQLGLRELNICTGCGPGAMEGPMKGAAVGHAKQRVSSGRYIGLTEPGIIAAEPPNPIVNELVILPDIEKRLEAFVRFTHSIVIFPGGPGTAEELLYILGIMMHPENKRQPLPIVLTGPASSVDYFKAIDDFIVNTLGTEAQAHYQIIIDDAPLVAKLIKKSMHRVKEYRKAIGDAYSFNWTLKIAEDFQVPFIPNHENMANLVLHRDQPKEQLASNLRRVFSGIVGGNVKDEGIKSIEENGPFLLTGEKDLMLRVDKLLKSFIEQGRMKLPGSVYTPCYKIKT; this is encoded by the coding sequence ATGATTTCACATATTAGTCCCGTTGGTAGTATGGCACTACTTTCTCAATTAGAAGTAAATCAACTTAAATACAGTGCCTCTTGCGAAACTTATCAATTATTCAGACAGTGCTCTTTAGCCGTATTAAAATCAGGTAGTCATACGGATAGCAGTAAAGAGATACTAGAAAAACATAAAGATTTTGAAATTAATGTACTTCATCAAGAACGTGGCGTTATTTTAGAGCTGCTAAACCCACCTGAAGATGCTTATATAGATGGTTCTCTCATTAGGGGCATGCAAGATCACTTGTTTTCTGTATTGCGGGATCTATTGTATGTAAATACACAATTACAACCCGCTGCTTCATCAGAATTTAATAGCGAGCAAGCCACCAGTTTAGTGTTTTCAATCCTACGTAATGCCAATGTATTAAAAGCGGGTGTTGGGCCTAGTGTTGTTGTTTGCTGGGGTGGTCATTCAATCAATGATATTGAATTTGCTTACACACGAGAAGTAGGTAATCAATTAGGTCTAAGAGAGCTCAATATCTGTACAGGCTGTGGGCCTGGCGCAATGGAAGGCCCGATGAAAGGTGCGGCAGTTGGCCATGCAAAACAGCGTGTTAGCAGCGGTCGTTATATTGGTTTAACAGAGCCCGGAATTATTGCGGCTGAACCACCTAACCCGATAGTGAATGAACTGGTTATTTTACCTGATATCGAAAAACGTTTAGAAGCTTTTGTTCGTTTTACCCATAGTATTGTTATCTTCCCTGGTGGTCCAGGTACAGCAGAAGAGCTGTTATATATTTTAGGGATCATGATGCATCCTGAAAATAAACGTCAGCCCTTACCTATTGTATTAACCGGTCCAGCAAGTAGCGTAGATTATTTCAAAGCAATTGATGATTTTATTGTTAATACTTTAGGCACAGAAGCACAAGCGCATTATCAAATCATTATCGATGATGCTCCATTAGTGGCGAAACTGATTAAAAAATCAATGCATCGTGTTAAAGAGTATCGAAAAGCGATCGGTGATGCTTACTCATTCAACTGGACACTAAAGATTGCTGAAGACTTCCAAGTTCCTTTTATTCCTAACCATGAAAATATGGCTAATTTAGTTTTACATCGCGACCAACCAAAAGAGCAATTAGCATCAAACTTACGACGTGTATTTTCAGGTATTGTAGGGGGTAACGTTAAGGATGAAGGCATCAAATCAATTGAAGAAAATGGCCCATTTTTACTCACAGGTGAAAAAGATTTAATGTTACGCGTTGATAAACTATTAAAAAGCTTTATTGAACAAGGTCGCATGAAACTACCAGGCTCTGTTTACACTCCTTGTTATAAGATAAAAACATAA
- the xni gene encoding flap endonuclease Xni, translating to MSASLLIIDAMNLIRRIYAVQEKQNAKQEFALSATNNTACNALQKMLRAHQPTHVICVFDSHQESWRHQLLPEYKQGRKPIPPALKAYLPTIQDAFYEMGIESLVTEQDEADDLIATLACKITDRQQRCIIVSTDKGFYQLLNAYTSIYDYFQSLHMDSYYVEHKLGLKINQLTDYWAITGISSSHIKGVEGVGNKGALALLQQYQSLDTMLAYTQTESVDKRLLKVQQHHDDALLSKQLVSLKTQIKLGFNLKDLRYQKK from the coding sequence ATGAGTGCTTCCTTATTAATCATAGATGCAATGAATTTAATTCGTCGTATCTATGCAGTCCAAGAAAAGCAAAATGCTAAACAAGAGTTTGCCTTGAGTGCTACCAACAACACCGCCTGTAATGCGTTACAAAAAATGTTGCGAGCACACCAACCGACTCATGTTATTTGTGTTTTTGATAGTCACCAAGAAAGCTGGCGCCATCAACTATTACCTGAATATAAACAAGGTCGAAAACCAATTCCCCCAGCATTAAAAGCATATTTACCGACCATCCAAGATGCTTTTTATGAAATGGGTATCGAATCTTTAGTCACAGAACAAGATGAAGCGGATGACTTAATTGCAACGCTTGCTTGCAAAATAACAGACAGACAACAACGTTGTATTATTGTCTCAACGGATAAAGGCTTCTACCAACTGCTGAATGCTTACACCAGCATTTATGATTATTTTCAGTCGTTACATATGGACAGCTATTATGTAGAGCATAAGTTAGGGCTTAAAATTAATCAGTTAACTGATTATTGGGCGATCACTGGTATTAGTAGTAGTCATATCAAAGGAGTAGAAGGTGTGGGTAATAAAGGCGCATTAGCATTGTTACAACAATATCAAAGTTTAGATACCATGTTAGCTTACACGCAAACAGAATCAGTTGATAAGCGCTTGTTAAAAGTACAACAACATCATGATGATGCTTTATTATCAAAACAATTAGTGTCATTAAAAACACAAATTAAACTTGGTTTTAATTTGAAAGACTTACGTTACCAAAAGAAATAA
- the queF gene encoding NADPH-dependent 7-cyano-7-deazaguanine reductase QueF (Catalyzes the NADPH-dependent reduction of 7-cyano-7-deazaguanine (preQ0) to 7-aminomethyl-7-deazaguanine (preQ1) in queuosine biosynthesis), which produces MSDSSLYSQNDALKNLSLGKVTEYKCHYDNSLLQAVPRSLNRNELGLEATSLPFYGVDLWNIYELSWLNKKGKPVVATGVIKVPFDSEFLIESKSFKLYLNSFNQSHFDSVEAVQEVLTKDLSACATKPVEVTLNATLDKITDTLGTFTGINLDELDIEVSEYQLSPVLLKEISLAETVTETLYSHLLKSNCLITSQPDWASVEISYTGKQLDREKLLRYLISFRQHNEFHEQCVERIFCDLMAYGSLTSLTVYARYTRRGGLDINPLRSTSTSSTIQNVRLIRQ; this is translated from the coding sequence ATGTCAGATTCAAGTTTATACAGCCAAAACGATGCTTTAAAAAACCTATCATTGGGTAAAGTCACGGAATATAAATGTCATTATGATAATTCGTTATTACAGGCTGTACCTCGCAGTTTAAACCGTAACGAACTAGGATTAGAGGCAACTTCGTTGCCTTTCTATGGTGTCGATTTATGGAATATTTATGAGCTTTCTTGGTTAAATAAAAAAGGAAAGCCTGTTGTTGCAACTGGCGTGATAAAAGTCCCATTCGATAGTGAATTTTTAATTGAATCAAAATCTTTCAAATTATATTTAAATAGCTTTAATCAAAGTCATTTTGATTCAGTTGAAGCTGTACAGGAAGTATTAACTAAAGATCTTAGCGCTTGTGCAACCAAACCAGTTGAAGTAACGCTCAATGCAACATTGGATAAAATAACTGACACGCTAGGCACATTTACAGGCATTAACTTAGACGAGTTAGATATTGAAGTCTCCGAGTATCAACTTTCACCAGTGCTTTTAAAAGAGATTAGTTTAGCAGAAACGGTAACAGAGACTTTATACTCCCATCTGCTAAAATCAAATTGCTTGATCACCAGCCAACCAGATTGGGCAAGTGTTGAAATTAGCTATACTGGTAAACAGTTAGATCGCGAAAAGTTACTACGGTATTTAATTTCTTTCCGTCAACATAATGAATTTCATGAACAATGTGTAGAACGCATTTTTTGTGATTTAATGGCCTATGGTTCATTAACATCGTTAACGGTCTACGCAAGATATACTCGTCGAGGAGGATTAGATATTAACCCCCTACGAAGTACTTCTACATCATCAACTATTCAAAATGTGCGTTTAATAAGACAGTAA
- a CDS encoding tetratricopeptide repeat protein gives MNFFSRALLSGLLLSISHSASAIGLVDTLIPASIKKSYKTRQLEPLTCIKSVTQFIEKVAALPPPVNTRSSENLLTNNKRVVNNAPTHLLASCYIELEDYEKSLALLMPLLKNPSVTPDEIRTLNLISSEIPESERPQLSNKTLINMMQNSLKLMKEEKRKNKNNLDEILNLSITKLALETHQYQLANESLSKVKQSLKNSKETELLAWLAYFYGHYYDQINQQQLSITNFQNANSMADKLKLIKLSSLVKESLSNLYQQKHRYKRAIDFASQRVELLLPTENYVEQADSLLKFAILKRQNKEFNQSLIYLFNAMELVERKNKTLLAYIYLELGRTYASIPYDLQKNTDLAQKYLQNARHHFQKLNKLEQQTASILLLAQLNIRSQDTGLAILQLENVLTLAKDEFPELRVKAFEMLALSYELSGDHQQANFHFKNFHSLQNAIKEKQFALQQLKINEQFQLIEQTQQQIQLETKNNELLLKNNRFKNVAYVATLLLLVSFLIIFAVLRRTKKLVISEQITRKKLQLHPRTKLPSHQVQVQNNDLQYQGKPLFYALVYVPFLSNLNGSKGLFSSEKIETALGEELKNNFPEHTMITQVRDNQLLFISEQAHHGEAKKFAQEIEVFFKSFADTYSLDGQVASGVVAFPFLHNVSRAIAPERMLNLTSLALFGACKIRETVGESSWLELYAIEKIQPAFFDGDLWILGQAGIDKGIVKLKCSHPGTTISWPELNR, from the coding sequence ATGAATTTTTTTTCACGTGCACTTTTAAGTGGCTTACTACTTTCTATTAGTCATTCTGCCTCAGCCATCGGGCTAGTGGATACACTGATCCCTGCATCAATAAAAAAGAGTTATAAAACACGCCAACTTGAGCCGCTAACCTGTATAAAATCAGTCACTCAATTTATAGAAAAAGTAGCCGCATTACCGCCACCAGTAAATACTAGAAGCAGTGAAAACCTACTAACCAATAATAAAAGAGTGGTTAATAATGCTCCTACGCATTTACTAGCCTCTTGCTATATTGAATTAGAGGACTATGAGAAAAGCTTAGCGTTGTTAATGCCGCTGTTGAAAAACCCGAGCGTGACACCTGATGAAATTAGAACGTTAAACTTAATTTCGAGTGAAATACCAGAATCGGAGCGCCCACAATTAAGCAATAAAACACTCATTAATATGATGCAAAACTCACTTAAATTAATGAAAGAAGAAAAACGTAAGAACAAAAATAATTTAGATGAGATATTAAACTTATCGATTACCAAACTAGCGCTCGAGACACATCAATATCAACTTGCAAATGAATCGTTAAGTAAAGTTAAACAAAGCCTGAAAAACTCTAAAGAAACAGAGTTATTAGCTTGGTTAGCTTATTTTTATGGGCACTATTACGATCAGATAAATCAACAACAGCTATCAATAACTAACTTTCAAAATGCTAACTCAATGGCAGACAAACTAAAGCTGATTAAATTAAGCAGCTTGGTAAAAGAAAGTTTATCTAACCTATACCAACAAAAACATCGTTATAAACGTGCCATCGATTTCGCTAGTCAACGTGTAGAATTATTATTACCAACAGAAAACTACGTAGAACAGGCTGATAGCCTATTAAAATTTGCCATTTTGAAACGTCAAAATAAAGAATTTAACCAATCATTAATTTATTTATTTAATGCGATGGAATTAGTAGAGAGAAAAAATAAAACCTTACTAGCCTATATTTATTTAGAGCTGGGACGTACTTATGCCTCTATTCCTTACGATCTGCAAAAGAATACCGATCTTGCTCAGAAATATTTACAAAATGCGCGTCATCATTTTCAAAAGCTAAACAAGCTAGAACAGCAAACTGCAAGCATCTTATTACTGGCGCAGCTCAATATACGCAGTCAAGACACCGGCCTCGCTATCTTACAATTAGAGAATGTACTGACTCTTGCAAAAGATGAATTTCCAGAGTTACGTGTAAAAGCCTTTGAAATGTTAGCATTAAGTTATGAGCTTTCAGGTGACCATCAACAAGCGAATTTCCATTTTAAAAATTTCCACTCTTTACAAAATGCAATCAAAGAAAAACAGTTTGCCTTACAACAATTAAAAATTAACGAACAATTTCAATTGATTGAACAAACTCAACAACAGATACAATTAGAAACAAAAAATAATGAATTGCTATTAAAGAACAATCGCTTTAAGAATGTCGCTTATGTAGCGACTCTTTTGCTATTAGTTTCCTTTTTAATTATTTTTGCTGTTCTACGCCGCACTAAAAAATTGGTAATTTCTGAGCAAATAACACGTAAGAAACTACAATTACATCCAAGAACCAAATTGCCATCGCACCAAGTACAAGTTCAAAACAACGATCTTCAGTATCAAGGTAAACCACTTTTTTATGCATTAGTCTATGTCCCCTTCTTAAGTAACTTAAATGGTTCAAAGGGGCTATTTAGTTCAGAGAAAATTGAAACTGCTTTAGGCGAAGAGTTAAAAAATAATTTTCCAGAACATACAATGATTACTCAAGTTCGCGATAACCAATTATTATTTATTTCCGAACAAGCTCATCATGGCGAAGCTAAGAAGTTTGCACAGGAGATAGAAGTATTCTTTAAATCTTTTGCAGATACTTACTCACTTGATGGACAAGTTGCCAGTGGCGTTGTTGCTTTTCCTTTTTTACATAATGTTTCACGAGCAATTGCACCAGAAAGAATGCTTAACTTAACAAGCTTGGCATTATTTGGTGCTTGTAAAATACGAGAAACAGTAGGTGAAAGTAGCTGGTTAGAGTTATATGCAATTGAGAAAATACAACCCGCATTTTTTGACGGTGACTTATGGATACTGGGTCAAGCAGGTATAGATAAAGGAATTGTAAAGTTAAAATGTAGTCACCCAGGTACTACAATCAGTTGGCCAGAGCTAAATCGTTAA
- the syd gene encoding SecY-interacting protein, with protein sequence MNTDIQIELFALYQRHQQLWQSTHQTLPTQAFDAEWISPCQVGDVVDQKITWKALVRDKKVTLNNIEEALEVTLHPSIEDLFCSAYSEHIACEFEGHPIELIQVWNEQDFLILQENMIAHFMMQKRLKKPASMFIATCSDEMQVISILNETGQIQLETLGKKQESVLAESLVEFLSKLTPVLPNN encoded by the coding sequence ATGAATACAGATATCCAAATTGAGCTATTTGCTTTGTACCAACGTCATCAACAATTGTGGCAATCAACACATCAGACTTTACCTACTCAAGCATTTGACGCAGAGTGGATTTCTCCATGCCAAGTCGGCGATGTTGTCGATCAAAAGATCACCTGGAAAGCCCTCGTACGAGATAAAAAAGTAACCTTAAATAACATTGAGGAAGCACTTGAAGTTACATTACATCCTTCTATTGAAGATTTATTTTGTAGTGCTTACAGTGAGCACATCGCTTGTGAATTTGAAGGCCATCCTATTGAACTCATTCAAGTATGGAATGAGCAGGATTTTTTAATTTTACAAGAAAATATGATTGCGCATTTTATGATGCAAAAACGCCTTAAAAAACCTGCATCGATGTTTATCGCTACTTGTAGCGATGAGATGCAAGTTATTTCAATTTTGAATGAAACAGGGCAAATACAACTAGAAACCTTGGGTAAGAAACAAGAGTCAGTACTCGCTGAGTCATTAGTCGAGTTTTTAAGTAAATTAACGCCTGTATTACCTAATAACTAA
- a CDS encoding GGDEF domain-containing protein, whose translation MASSIAIVRLLQQLLKLSHRQNKTIDKYQVKFLKKLQSTSTVAAEIELFDEYTQQLESIPNNLDDKLLEGHLVSRQSQAQLQQIQSLSGSIKSRIEEMKSCPEPYTVIEYHSELKELIKIYQRAVIELSKNVTKPEIDNKADVEFINDELQLLILELDVGQAFVKKLDQVRLKIRNENDPFSLPHHCLEVITIIIDSTREERRSSRHFLYTLNDSLTQFYLNFAQTLKITETDFEKQKEAFLAIKNNAELLKETSEKEQSIETLREHISEYVTDVQEAMAEQEKQQEEKFRCKFQGMVRQIKELQNETQSYQKTLKQQNKQLHIDFLTKIPNRAAWSERLKIEVTRFKRYKNTLNIAVIDIDNFKSINDSFGHLAGDKVLNVIAQTLQKSIRNADYIARYGGEEFALLLPEISPAQTELALNKLRDRIKKIPFQFKKENLSITISIGFTTFLLSDDADDAFERADTALYQAKNTGRDKVIFLPKDNE comes from the coding sequence ATGGCATCATCTATCGCAATAGTTCGATTATTGCAGCAATTATTGAAACTAAGTCATCGTCAAAATAAAACGATTGATAAGTATCAAGTGAAGTTTTTAAAAAAATTGCAATCTACTTCAACTGTTGCAGCTGAAATAGAACTTTTTGATGAATATACCCAACAGCTTGAAAGCATTCCAAATAATTTAGATGATAAGCTTTTAGAAGGTCATTTAGTTTCTCGCCAATCTCAAGCTCAACTGCAACAGATACAGTCACTTTCAGGTTCTATTAAAAGTAGAATTGAAGAGATGAAAAGCTGCCCTGAGCCTTACACTGTTATTGAATATCATTCTGAATTAAAAGAGCTCATTAAAATTTATCAACGAGCGGTTATTGAGCTAAGCAAAAATGTAACAAAACCTGAAATTGATAATAAAGCTGACGTTGAATTTATTAATGATGAATTGCAATTACTCATTCTTGAGTTAGATGTAGGTCAAGCTTTTGTTAAAAAGCTTGACCAGGTTCGTCTTAAAATACGTAATGAAAATGACCCTTTTAGTTTACCTCATCACTGCTTAGAAGTTATTACGATCATTATTGATAGCACGCGTGAGGAACGACGATCTTCACGACACTTTTTATACACATTAAATGACAGCCTAACGCAATTTTATTTAAACTTTGCACAAACCTTAAAGATAACTGAAACTGATTTTGAAAAGCAAAAAGAAGCCTTTCTTGCGATAAAAAATAATGCTGAATTATTAAAAGAAACCAGTGAAAAAGAACAAAGTATCGAAACCTTACGTGAGCATATTTCAGAATATGTTACTGATGTACAGGAAGCGATGGCTGAACAAGAAAAACAACAAGAAGAAAAATTCCGCTGTAAATTTCAAGGAATGGTTAGGCAAATTAAAGAATTACAAAATGAAACTCAAAGTTATCAAAAAACACTTAAACAACAAAACAAACAATTACATATTGATTTTTTAACTAAAATCCCAAATCGTGCAGCGTGGAGCGAACGTTTAAAGATTGAAGTGACACGTTTTAAACGTTATAAAAATACGCTTAATATTGCCGTTATTGATATTGATAATTTTAAATCTATTAACGACAGCTTTGGCCATTTAGCTGGTGATAAAGTACTTAATGTAATTGCACAAACATTGCAAAAATCTATTCGTAATGCCGATTATATTGCCCGTTATGGTGGTGAAGAATTTGCTTTATTATTACCAGAGATATCTCCAGCACAAACAGAGTTGGCATTAAATAAGTTACGTGATCGTATTAAAAAAATCCCTTTTCAATTCAAAAAAGAAAATTTATCAATCACCATCTCTATTGGTTTTACTACATTTCTACTTTCAGATGACGCAGATGATGCTTTCGAACGTGCGGATACAGCGTTATATCAAGCTAAAAATACAGGTCGCGATAAAGTTATCTTTTTACCAAAAGATAATGAATAA